TTTCACGAGCAACATATCATCAGACATCACCCAACTTCTACTGCGAGATTGATGAATGAGTAACGCCCCCAAGCACACAGTTTCTGAGGTACACGATTGAGGTGATTAAAAAATTGATGCCAGTATGAAATGAAACAACGGAGCAACTAGAAGATGAAATTAGAGCAAACTATCCAGAAAAGTTAAACAATATGGAACACAAATTAAACACATTCAAACTGTACTAAAGACCAGTTTCTTCCATACCATTTTTAACTCACTAATCTTTCAAAGAAGAATCCTATCAGACTATGTATTGAATAGGCGCGCCTAGGTTaagcccaatttttttttttaaataggcCCGCCTAGGCGCGCCAGGCCTACTAGATGATCTAACATATATTCTTAAACCAAAAACCCAATGCTGAATCAATAAAGTACTAACTCAATATAATAATAAAGTAATAAAACTAGAAAAAAGACTTTACCCTTGGAGATAATGGACTACTGGAGGATGCTGTGTATTGTATATTGTTGTAATTTGAACCAAGGTTTTGGTTTGGTTGATTGCAAATCTTTGATTCTAACATTGCAATGTGTTGGCCTTGTTTTCTAATTTGCTCATCCATTTTTTCTAACTTTGTCTTTTGCTCCATCACTATTCGATTGCATGTACTACGACTTGGAACTTATCCCCCTAAATCAGATGGGTTAACACCATCACCAAGCATACGCACTCGGCCTGATCTATCTGGTCCAATGATTTGAGCAAATACGTCATTTTGACCAATTTGATCATCCTCATCTTCAGGAAGTTGATTTTCTAGTTCTTTCATTGCAGCCTTCACCAAAAAATCAAAATCCATAATTTATTcataatgattatgaaaacaaatatCTTTGAAAGTAATCTAGTTGAAGTTTATAAAACAACATACCAATTTTTCTGCCACAATGTTGCCCGAGGGACTTCCATTAACATGAGTGAAACAGGCATGAAATAATTCAACTCTTGATGGAGGTCgccctttttcttttttctaataTGTAATTGTTAAAAGTTTGTAGATTCTAATGCATATAGAATTATAAGATTAATAAGATAAATTACCAATTTTTGTTGCACTTGAGCGAAAGATCTTCTTCCAGTTGTCTGATTCATTATCTTTTGGTTTCGAGCAATCTTATTTTTTTCACTTCTCTCCTGATACATTAAATTCAACTTGGTACACAAGACAGATGTctacataaacatttttctaaacatataaaatattgtataccTTTGATTTTTCTGAGTTCCACTGAGCAACTAGTTTCACATATTGTTCTGCAAAAGCTCTTTTATCTCTTTCTTCAAGAAGAACTTGCATTGGCAACTCAGGATCATAATACTTCTTTTTTAGTTCTGACTTCCAGTTTCTCCATTTTGTTGCTATTGAACGTAGCGTCCAACTTTCTGTTCCAGGAGGAAGGTCGTGCTTTTCCTACAAAGGCATTTAGACAATTTACCATCAtagtaaaaaattatttaataacaaAATTATTCAATTACATTTCAATTACCTTTATAATATCTAGCATTTTTTTCTTACTATCCAGGGGCATTTTATGCCAATCTTCCACGTCAATCGGACAAATTTACCATTTCTTGCCAAAGTACCCAAAAAATCAGTAAATTTATTTCTTCTTGATCCAATAGGACGTCCCATATCATCACATCGAATCTTAATACGTGGCAGCATGCTAGGTCTACCCCAAATTTCTTTCATAAATGTAGGGCCTCTAGTTTTCTTCTCAGCGTCAAGAGATTACTTTCGCTATCTACATCTAGATGCAAAAAAGAGAAATAAATGATTGAATAAATAAAGTGAAATGAGTTATTACATTTTTCGTATAGGTTACCTTGATCAGATTCTTCGtccat
This window of the Primulina tabacum isolate GXHZ01 chromosome 4, ASM2559414v2, whole genome shotgun sequence genome carries:
- the LOC142543203 gene encoding uncharacterized protein LOC142543203 isoform X1, with the protein product MPLDSKKKMLDIIKEKHDLPPGTESWTLRSIATKWRNWKSELKKKYYDPELPMQVLLEERDKRAFAEQYVKLVAQWNSEKSKERSEKNKIARNQKIMNQTTGRRSFAQVQQKLKKEKGRPPSRVELFHACFTHVNGSPSGNIVAEKLAAMKELENQLPEDEDDQIGQNDVFAQIIGPDRSGRVRMLGDGVNPSDLGG